The Paenibacillus pabuli DNA segment TATACCACGGTTTGAGCCTTATGCCGAAACTCCCGTTGCAGGCATGGCAAAAACCTGATTCAGCAGCTTGGAAAGCTGCGAACCAGGTTTGCTGGATGAGATATAAACGAGCAAAAGCTGCCTTTTTGCAATAAGCATCACGTTGTCCGCTCCCGTACAGTGTCAGCCTCGCTTGACCCCGCCGATGACGCCATACCGATACAACACACGGCGACCAAACCAGTTGAACAAACGATCCGTGAGAAAACCCATAAATCCCAAGGAGATTAGGCCAACAAAAATCCAGTCCGTCCGGAAAAACAGCCGCGAATTCCAGATCAGATAACCCACACCTTCATTAGAGGCAATCATCTCTGCTCCGATAATGGCCATGTAGGAAGTCCCCATCGCCAAACGAATACCTGTGAAAATGTATGGGGTCGTCGCAGGGACAACAACATGCAGCAAAATCTGCCACTCATTCGCTCCCATACTGCGGGCTGAACGAATCTTATCCTCTTCAATGGACAAGACTCCCGTCAGTGTATTCAGCACAACAATGAAGAATGTCGCATACATGATCAGTGCAATCTTGGACTGTTCCCCAATGCCGAACCAGACCAGGAATAATGTAATGAAAGCAATGGGCGGTATAAATCGAATAAAATTAAGGAAGGGTTCGGCAAACAGCCGAATGATGTGAACCTTACCAATAAGAAGTCCTACCGGAATGGCAATGACACTTCCCAGTACCCATCCGGCCAGTACACGTGTGAAGCTGATCCCGATATACTGCATGAGCGTGCCATCCGCTATTAATTCGCGAGCACCCTGCACAGTATCCCATGGACCAGGAATTACGTCCGGCCCATAGAGCAATGCACCAAGCTGCCATATCAGAATGACTGTAACCCATAACAGCGGTACAGACACCCATTTTTTCTCCAACCATTTCATGGTCCAGATCACCTCAGTTATTCTTCAAAATGGCTTTGAATCTGATCGTACAGGGAGTTAAATTCAGCCGATGCAATATTTCTCGGATAAGACTGAACGTTATGGTAAATATCCGTTATATTCGACGAAGGACCCACCGACATGATCCCGATCCGTTCACCCAGCAACAAAGCCTCCTGGATGTCATGGGTGACAAAAATAACGGTCTTATGCGTTTCCCTCCAGATATTCACCAGTTCCTTCTGCATGACTCTTCGAGTCATGGCGTCCAGTGCACCGAAAGGTTCATCCATGAGCAGAATCGCCGAGTCATTGGCCAGCACTCGCGCCAGCTGGACCCGCTGCTTCATGCCTCCCGACAGCTCCTTCGGATATTTCTCTTCATGTCCTCCCAATCCCACGAGCTGAATGTATCGGTCCGAAATCGTACGGCGTTCAGATTTGGACACCTTGGACATCCGAAGCCCAAATTCAACATTTTCCCTTACGGTAAGCCACGGAAAGAGAGAAGAGTCCGCCTGTTGGAACACCATAGCACGATCTCTACCAGGTCTGTCGATCTCCTTGTTATTCACTTTAAGCTGCCCGCCCGACTTGGAGATAAAGCCCGCGATCATGTTAAGTAACGTTGACTTTCCGCATCCGCTGGGACCAAGCAGAACGAAGAATTCGCCGCCTTTGATCACCAGATCAACATCCTTGATAATGTAATGCACTTCTCCATTTGTGGGAGCGTTGTAGGTTTTTCGAAGCTGTTCAATATGAATCGTGTGACGATCTGCGGGTAAGGACATAAGGACACCTCCAGTACGTTTTAGGTTATTCGGTATATGTTACTTTATCGGGCAATGCCTGCTTCAGAAGTTCGAGGTTTAACTTGCCTTTGAGATCAAAATCCTGCTCAATGATTCCGTTATCCACCATGTATTGCTTCTGTCCCGCCAAACTTTCATAAGCCTCCTGGGTAAATCCAACCACCCAGGGATTGATGGGAAGATCCTTCAATGTAGCT contains these protein-coding regions:
- a CDS encoding ABC transporter permease, whose product is MKWLEKKWVSVPLLWVTVILIWQLGALLYGPDVIPGPWDTVQGARELIADGTLMQYIGISFTRVLAGWVLGSVIAIPVGLLIGKVHIIRLFAEPFLNFIRFIPPIAFITLFLVWFGIGEQSKIALIMYATFFIVVLNTLTGVLSIEEDKIRSARSMGANEWQILLHVVVPATTPYIFTGIRLAMGTSYMAIIGAEMIASNEGVGYLIWNSRLFFRTDWIFVGLISLGFMGFLTDRLFNWFGRRVLYRYGVIGGVKRG
- a CDS encoding ABC transporter ATP-binding protein, which produces MSLPADRHTIHIEQLRKTYNAPTNGEVHYIIKDVDLVIKGGEFFVLLGPSGCGKSTLLNMIAGFISKSGGQLKVNNKEIDRPGRDRAMVFQQADSSLFPWLTVRENVEFGLRMSKVSKSERRTISDRYIQLVGLGGHEEKYPKELSGGMKQRVQLARVLANDSAILLMDEPFGALDAMTRRVMQKELVNIWRETHKTVIFVTHDIQEALLLGERIGIMSVGPSSNITDIYHNVQSYPRNIASAEFNSLYDQIQSHFEE